GGCTACTTTAAATCTGGCTTTGTGATTACTTCGCCGGCATTTTGCAATTAAAGCGAGTAGCCACACGAtattgagataagttcattatctgtttcataagtgtctgtctgtctgtctgtctgtctgtctgtctgtctgtctgtctgtctgtctgtctgtctgtctgtctgtctgtctgtttttctgtctactTCAGAGACCTATGGGTCGACTtattagtaaatgtaacgttttctgttgtcaataataaacgttccaattacctactatccttggttttttttattcacttGCGAACCAAGTCAAAAATCACACAGTATGGCAAACACTGCATAATTGAGGTGCTATATAACGATAATGAATTATAATAATGAAAGCTGACACAGCGCGAACGGCAGAATTCTGTGCTTTCCGCTCTTACAGCATATACTAAAGGAATAAACACCTAATTGAATACATATACAATCCTAACATAGCAAAGGAACAACAAACCTACAACAACACAACTTTATGaggaaaataaaacactttttttATTGGAACTGTATTTTTAAGGCAGTTATACAGAACGGTATGTCTGTGTAACTGCTGTCGGCATCTTCCTAAACAACTGTAGTGTCATTCAGGTGGTTGCCtagaacgtttttttttcaaaaatctcAAAGATCAGGAAATAGTGACGTCACTAGGTGACACATTATTGAATGTGTAAGGAGGCTTACTTTATACCTAAAATCTCACCTTTTAGGCTGATTAGGGGAACGTTAATAAGAATAATGAGGATACTTACATGGCGCAAATCTTAGCGCCTCACAGAAACATACATATGAATACATTATTCTGTACACAATTTCCAAAGCAAATAATCATACACTTTACTTCTACAATATATTATAAATATATGAATGTCAAACAGtgtgggaccggcacggttggcctagtggtaaggcgtccgccccgtgatcgggaggtcgcgggttcgaaccccggccgggtcatacctaagactttaaaattggcaatctagtggctgctccgcctggcgtctggcattatggggttagtgctaggactggttggtccggtgtcagaataatgtgactgggtgagacaggaagcctgtgctgcgacttctgtcttgtgtgtggcgcacgttatatgtcaaagcagcaccgccctgatatggcccttcgtggtcggctgggcgttaagcaaaaaaagccaacaacaaacagTGTGGGGATGGAGTCTAGTCCCGCGTAACGTCATCATGCCTTTTTGTAAAGACAACTCTGCCTAAGAATTTACAATTGACGACAGTGACGTCAAGAGTGATCATGCAGAAATCGTTTTGTCCTATAACCAGGCCAACAACCTCGTCATGTCGTTAAGCCTACATCCTCCTCCCTCGCTGCTCTACCATCAACGTACGCCATCGTAAAAAGCGCCATCCCTGCTCCAGTGGAATTCCAAGGCAGAAAAAGACATATCAATACCCAGCACAGGCCAGGTCAGCGGTTTGGCAAACAGACTGTACTCGGTACAGTCCGGCCCGTACCAGCCTGGGGCACCATTTATACCGGCGCAGCCGTGCGTGTCCCGGTCCTGGGTAGAGAAGGAAAGCGGGCTGGATGCTTGGAAACCGTCGTCTCCAGGAGTGTGTTCTCGTGGATAGGACCTGCGCGAGacagaaacaaaatcaacaatctgagaaaaaaacaacgtcaaaacgaaagtaacagacggcagacgacacaagggggataaccccgcatcccttttgtctcatttgttttgtaatgtgttgtctttctctttgtatagtaagtccagtctctttgcgtcacggTATAGttgtctggacgacctacagcgcacggcaacatttgcgcggagaaccggcgtttccatctgagtgatcgacaagaagaagaagaagatatcagTTTAACATTGAACGTCctttctttgagccatgtgacgtaaGAGGCCGACTGTGTTGTGTTCAATCGTAAAACATAACGTGGCTGGATACATAAATGGTATTAGTAGTGTTGACCAAAATTGGtgaatacataaatgttatttgtattttttaccaaaatataaCATTAAACACAGATTTCGCCgttcattgttcacctcgaccgcaaTGACAGAATTATAAATAACGCAATTAGTTAATCAACCTAAAATCATGTTCAGCGATTATTGTGTTTTACAGAATGGCAACGACTTACCAGCATTCAAAGCAAGCCAGCCAAATCCAGATTAGCTATTGTGAGTTAGCAAAAGTGGGACAAAGCCAACGCAGGACAACAATTCCAACGGCAAATTGAAAAGATTTAACACGAAATGGCATAGTATGAGGAATGACAGTTTTAGGTCGAGGTATGAGATAGGACAAGGAATGATCGATATAAATTATAGAAATGGCAAAAGAATCAAAATGGCGAAGGAATGAAAAAGGAGAACAAAAGACCCAGGACAAAGAATGATCGACgtagttaaaaacaaaatggcaTTGGACAAAGACAGACGTAAGACAAAGAGTGGCATAGGACAAGGACTTGAATCAGGCAACAAACAATGTGGGCGGGGGGGGGTGAATACGCTCAATATAAAATTATGTTACAGCTGTACGACGAAGTGACCCGGTTTAGTACCGAGTATCCAATCTACCTCTCTGCAACCTCCATATCATCACCCTGACTTTATACCCGTTGTAACTCAAAGCAAAAGACGAGTTCTCGTCCCCGATGGTGAGGTGATTGGAAATAACAGTTTGTACCATGTTTACATCTGTCCGAGTTTTCACCTAGCCGGGCTAATACGGAGGCAAGTTGTCATGCTAAGGAGAAAACAACGAGCTTACCCGTTGTAACTCAAAACTAAGACGATATCTCATCCCCATCAGTGAGGTGTTGATAGAACGCAACGATTTTACCCGTTGTAACTCAAAGCATAAGAACACATCAGCCTGACTTACACGTTGTAAGTCAAAGCATATGACGAGCTCTCATCCCCGATGGTACAGTTTTGATAGAAGACACCGGCGCCGTCCTGCCCTCCCCACAGAGACACGTGCGCACTGTATTCAGCCTGGTGCGACAGGTAGTGAAGGCTCTCCAGGCCCGCGAAGAAATCCCAGGGATCCGGTCCCGTGCCGAGGTTCCCTGTGCGTCCAGCTTTTGCCTCGGCCCAGTCCAGGTTTTCCCACGACTCGTGCTGGCGGCGAAACGGGACCGTCACTCCTCCCCACTCAAAGAGGCAAAGTACCTGTTGCAATCCAAAATCAGATAGACTGCTGACGCTCCAACattcagaatttaaaaaaaaaagaaaaaaagaattgtagctagagatcaaataaccaaagggaagtaagcgttcCAAATAcaaacgacatgtgtaatggagtaagcaagagttatacggaaccaatctcctggcacctgagagaataacaagaaTTGTAGCTAGGTTAttggtgggtgtttttttctcaataatAATAGAGTatctattggtttaaacaaaactttattcaattttcaTATTATGACATATGTACAGTATTTTGCATAAGGAATCCGGACTCAAGCATAAGGCTAATATTGGCTGAGCAGAGGGCCAATACCTTGTAATGTTATTCGAAGGTGCCCAAAGCACATAATTGAGCTATGGTTCGTCCTGGGCTGTACGAAGCAAAAATGGGTCTCACCCAACTAGGTAGAAAGATGCAGCTGCgaggtcggattggttgaaattgagatgtgttgtgatttcaatcaatcagaccccgcggcttCTTCTCATCCAATTGGGTGAGACCCATTTTTGTTTCGTACCCTtcaaggtccttgtctacatttttataccgaaatcgccatttgaccattaaaatgcagagtctattatctacaaatatcaacaatacaccccctttcgatcaggaaagacgaagccagtgtagccgtttgaaaattcattgtagtattccagcgtatttggaaaatgccaagcccaaaactcctctcaaatcccgtgcatttcgtgcgtttaaaaaaagcgtggacagcgctccagtgtcaaactgttgctgcacttgtttgggcgtggctataagcatagtgacatgaatttgattggtcagtatttttaggcaaagcacatgttctcagcaaacagaaaacaaaatattggaagcgtgagtcacgctacccaaaaataaaatcttttttacataatcttattttgttttctataacttttttccccatggttcattcatcatctgacataactttttagcaaaatctaaccataagattatagaaaaaaagcaaaaatgtagacgaccacctttaaggcCACATCACCACACAAGAACAAgagtgagacacacacaaactcaccaGAAAGGCTGTGGGGGCATCGCGTGGCTGAATGCTGTAAGGCCCGTTCAGGTCAGTGTTGTTGTATCCGTTGCTGTACGCTTCCGTGCAGTCTGACAACACGGTGAGAGAGTTAGAGGTGTATTCGGATGTTCTTGTCGTATTGAAATACTACGCACCGACAAACACTCACGcgagcgcgcgcacacatacacatatgcatGCGAGCAGACTCTTACAGGCACACACAGATATGagagcgaacacacacacacacacacacacacacacacacacacacacacacacacacacacacacacacatcgacacATACATCGATTGTTTCgatctcctccccctccccccccccccccccttctgtaTATGGGCCTATGGCTTCACAGTAAACcatttctgagttctctctctctctcactctctctctctctctatctctctcactctatatatatatatatatatatatatatattatatatatatatatatttctctcactctctctctctctctctctctctctctctctctctctctctctctctctctctctctctctctctctctctctctctcttcacagaAGAACAAAGTCTCACCCCGAATGTAGCGCTCACAGGAAGTACCGCTGTACTGAAGGGGACAGAGACACCTGTACCCATCTCGTGATCCGCCATTTTCACACacctaaaaacaacaacacaaactgtTGTAAACGATAGAGTGTAGATCAGTCTGCCGTGTTTGTCTGGCGGAGAAAGATGACTACCACCTGCTccaacgtgaagaacaagtcgtcctactcagactccgcactggacataacagactaaaccatcatatggccacaaagctgaagctagttccctcccccttatgtccgtgtggcaagaatcagccAGCAGAGCACATTCTGCAGGcctgtccataccacagtgctctgagggacaccatctggccagaggagacagcgctacaaaagaagctatacggccccagagaggacttggagaggacagcacgtttcgccctgcagtccggactgacgatctaacagcgaacgacaagaagaagtctgccgtgtgtttgggtgtgtgatttaggccaacaacaacaaaaatgttgatttagggtaacgtgaccaaaacacATAAGGACGGTaggtatgtgtttgttttttaatttatacTATTTAGTCGAGTTCGAAGTGTTAGTCTCGGTacggttcgcaaaatgtgccaacagtttgtttttgagaaatgaaaaaaaggttttagggtcgttggaaaaaaaagggtcggtcgggttaccgtaaaccaACATGTTTGTGTTGGCCTTGGCAGTGTATTGTGttaaccatagaccatttatcctggaccgccaactagctctctctccgctctatctctctattacgaggtagcgcctctcgtggcctttcagaaatcaggggggcgtcatatccggtgtcgattgtaaacatggacgatattatcgaagttgccgaggtaagttctgaaaatgctaaaataaactcagcaaaagtgcatatggaacatgtttttcgataagttttgttaagtttagtttggagttttggaaaatccagttcattgtcacctcccattgtcacaaataactggagcgtgctttttttccactgtcttcgaatcgctggcctttcaaaccggacgtgacgcgcccctgaaagtcgagagaga
This region of Littorina saxatilis isolate snail1 linkage group LG8, US_GU_Lsax_2.0, whole genome shotgun sequence genomic DNA includes:
- the LOC138972971 gene encoding fibrinogen-like protein A; this encodes MTCAVTSRWTPSVPACRVVCENGGSRDGYRCLCPLQYSGTSCERYIRDCTEAYSNGYNNTDLNGPYSIQPRDAPTAFLVLCLFEWGGVTVPFRRQHESWENLDWAEAKAGRTGNLGTGPDPWDFFAGLESLHYLSHQAEYSAHVSLWGGQDGAGVFYQNCTIGDESSSYALTYNVSYPREHTPGDDGFQASSPLSFSTQDRDTHGCAGINGAPGWYGPDCTEYSLFAKPLTWPVLGIDMSFSALEFHWSRDGAFYDGVR